CTCCACATCAGCTGATCATTTCTAACGAGGTTGGTGACTCCAGGGACAATACCCCGGACAATACACGTACAACATGGCAGACAAACTGTACTGTGGCGACGATTATCATCAACACTTCAACCCTGCTAGTTACTTTGACACGTATTACAGCGACCCTGATGGACATCCTGATGAGAGAGGTCTCGTGCCTTTCATGTACGAAAGTCTACACAGAGTATTCAGTAAGGGTAAGGCTAATACACGTACCTTATATATATTATGGTTTGTTAACTTGTAATGAAGGGACATTGAACGTGGTCTATAACATTAAGTACGGTGAACACAGTCCTTCTATCACTGTGGATGAACACAAGGAGAGAAATATTAGTGACAAGTGGGATGCACACACCGGtagaaagataaacaacgcggctccTCCTTGTTGTTGGGTaactttccaccggtgtctgtTAGTACTTATATATGCCCATcaagttcacaggatggcaGATCCCGGCAGGCGGTATCATTGGCCAGTTCACGtactggaaaccccaggccccctttcagacccactttgaccaaaattcaataccccattttacaCAATTACAGGTTTTTTAACTACTATCACCAACAAAGTTGACCCACCTTACATGCCAGCTGCTAATCTCTCGTACctcgtattttccttgcctGTATTTCTTGTTAATCAAACACCTATGCCAGAACATCTACATCTCAAAGTTCCTGTATTGACATACacacttcattcattcatccctctctctctctctctctctctctctctctctctctctctctctctctctctctctctctctctctctctctctctctctctctctctctctctctctctctctctctctctctctctctctctctctctctctctctctctctctctctctctctctctctctctctctctctctctctctcagcctTTATGTTCATTTAGCTGTCAATTTCGCCGGTAAAAATGTGAGTTCTAAGCATATTTGTTCTAGCGAGGTGGATTTTTGACTGATCTGAAGTCAATTTATGGCATTTTTttcaggatatgaaaattataatcgTACTCATAGTActtgatcagtctcaacccttgtcggttatttccatatttgatcatttcggggggggggggggggcagtgtttgggtgttcgttggtttgttgtcgtttactcatgtatgtatctactcatttgtcagtttattttgtttgtttgtttgtttgtttgtttgtttgtgtgtttgtttacttatttatttatttatttgtttgtttgtttgtttcttgtatgtttatttgttttgtttatatttgtaaacagaactaaatgagcctgggCCACCCTGTGCTTTGACGAGACATGGTTTacttagagaccacattggtaTCCAGACTATAGCACTGATAGGCCATCTACAGAGAGAGAGGTCAATTCTTTTATTAATACAACATTTCGAGAATATAATCTATAATACAGAATCGATTCTCATCGAACCTGTGACTGTGTCTTGGGGGGGTGGGGGTCGCAGATATCTTCACTCCTTCAAAATAACGTTTTGCAATCAGCGATTTTCACCCTGTATTAACAGAGACCATGGACCCTACACTAAACCAAGCCATTTTGTTgggtgtttttaaaaaaataatgttgataCTTATTTTTGTCCCATTGTTATGCTTGTTGAAATATATATGAACACCGGATGATCAAACCATTCATAGTTATTATTAATAGAACATGGCAGTTTGTTGACAAAGGGCATTTTTTACCAACATAACATCATCCCGTTGTGACGTTACATGTACGTACAAAGCATGTACATCTATAAAGAGGTGAAAGCACTGTGCAACGTGTTCTAGCATGTATTTCTAAGcctggtgtgtgtatatatatatatatatatatatatatatatatatatatatatatatatatatatatatatatatatatatatatatatatatatatatatatatctgcatAAAACCTGATTTGCATTATATAAGGCTAGTTTATCTACCTCAAAAGGCCATTTATACTATTTTGAAGTAAATATTAACGTATTTGGGTGATTTGATAACCATTTTATAGCATTTTGCTGTCacagttatttttatttttctcacTTTGTCATGAAACGATCCTATCACTCTACGTAGTGTTTATTGGTGGTGTTGATTATttaaatatgttgttgttgttgttgttgttgttgttgctgttgctgctgctaagtcgtcgtcgtcgtcgtcgttgttgttgttgttgttcttgttgttcttgttgttgtttttgttgttgtatttcttATTTAGAAGTTTCTGATTTTGTAAGCAGTGTTGTTTTAATAATTTGAACAACTGCATTCACCACAGTATGGtatgcaatagggaacttgcatacgaatttgcatatatttaaataaattaatctTCATCTTTCTCCAGAGGGCGTTTCTGGTGACCGTATGATTGGCATTGGTACTGGACCCTGCGTTTATTCTTTCATACCATAGggaatttgcatatatttaaataaattaatctTCATCTTTCTCCAGAGGGCGTTTCAGGTGACCGTATGATTGACATTGGTACTGGACCCTGCGTTTATTCTTTCATATCAGCATGTACAAAATTCAAAGAAATCATCGCTAGTGATTACTCCGAGGCTAATCGCACTGCCGTGAAACAATGGATTAACAATGAACCAGGAAGCTTTAATTGGAAGCCAATTATAAAGCGTGTCTGTAACCTTGAAGGGCACAGGTAGGTAGAGAAGAATATCGACAAAGAAAATTAGAAACAAGATACACACCATTGGCATGGTACACAGAGAAAAGGGCAATAAATAGGTTGACTTCTAAGGTATCTTAGAAGTATGTCACATTTGATGAAAAAGTGAAATATGCCAGAGGGGTTCATCTAAAGCATGCACATAAACAAcatcaacatttgatgttaaattagcaacttGAACACAATTAATAAaacattgcaactttgtttattatacctgattagatatcccacagtatcctgaagactctacttaaaacaccactggtgaaatgtacactaattaaacatcagggagtgaaagattacactgtgatgaATAGAGACTTGCTGCtatagtaggtagttttagcacagcttgagacagactaagagatacagttggtcgaacattgttgtaccTGGAATGTTTTGTGAATGCTGCCACAGCCTGTTGACGGCGCgttttggacagtgccgtaaaagaggccatggtttgcgacgatgcacCAACACCTTCATCAataaagcatacatacatacatacatacatacatacatacatacatacatacatacatacatacatacatgcatatatacatatattttacacaGACTTACTGACTCACTTACTCACAGACATTGACTTCTATAGATCAGACATATTCCAATTGTAGTGTTTGCTGCTTGCATATATTCAATGTTACCATTTCACTTTGCCTTTCTCAGTGATATTGAAGAAAGAGAACAGAAAATGCGAGAGACTATCAAAGATGTAATATATTGCGATGTACACCAATCAAACCCTATTGGTaatggttaccatgacaaccccTTTGATTGCGTAATAACTCTGTGCTGTCTGGAATGTGCGTGTACTACTCATGATGAATACATCAGATGCTTAAAAAATGTCACATCACTTCTGAAGAGTGGAGGCACGTTCTTCCAGTTTATACAACCCCTTAGTTTTTACAAGGTTGAGGGGAAAGCATTTGCTGGTCTGGTCGCTGATGAGAGTTTCATCAAATCTGCCTCGGCACAAGCAGACCTAACCAACCTGGAGTTTGATGTGTGGAAAAGTCCCTGGGAACCCGGCAAGACGCTGGACTTTGAATTCGGTATGACTATTGTTGGCACAAAGATATGACACCACAGATCATCCATTTCGTGGCCATATAGTTGGAGAATAACGGTACAATTTTAGCGACAAAAGCAGACTGGATTTTAAATTTCAGACGATATTTTAAATATTCCTGTCACATTCAAATATGGCAGTACAAGTATATGAGTGTTTACGGTTGATAGGACAAGTCAGGGAGACCCTTGGGACCTGAAGAACCTACATGACATGTATAGGCCCTTAGGAAATTTGGTGAGGTGATCAGAATATTTTCTTGCTGTATACTTTATGTGTACAGtgctgtaatgtactgtactgagttgtgctgtgttgtgttgtactgtactatactgaacacaatactgtactatactatactgtactgtgtatCTTACTGTGTTGAATACCGTACTGTACTCTACACTACACTGTATActaaactgtactgtactgtactgtactgtactgtactgtactgtactgtactgtactgtactgtatactatactctactctactctactgtactgtatactatactatactctactgtacactactgtactgtactgtatgtactgtactgtactgtactgtatactatactgtactgtatactatactctactctactctactgtactgtatgtactgtactgtactgtactgtactgtatactatactctactctactgtactgtactgtatactatactctactgtactgtactgtactgtatgtactctactatactctactgtatactatattctactatactctactgtatactctactctactgtactgtactgtatactctactgtactgtactgtactgtactgtatgtactctactatactctactgtatactatattctactatactctactgtatactctactctactgtactgtactgtatactctactctactgtactctactgtactgtactgtactgtatgtactctACTGTAtgtactctactatactctactgtatactatattctactgtactctactgtactgtactgtactgtactgtactgtactgtactgtactgtactgtaccgtaccgtactgtaatgtactgtactgtgatgtactgtaatgtactgtaatgta
This is a stretch of genomic DNA from Glandiceps talaboti chromosome 9, keGlaTala1.1, whole genome shotgun sequence. It encodes these proteins:
- the LOC144439846 gene encoding indolethylamine N-methyltransferase-like, coding for MADKLYCGDDYHQHFNPASYFDTYYSDPDGHPDERGLVPFMYESLHRVFSKEGVSGDRMIDIGTGPCVYSFISACTKFKEIIASDYSEANRTAVKQWINNEPGSFNWKPIIKRVCNLEGHSDIEEREQKMRETIKDVIYCDVHQSNPIGNGYHDNPFDCVITLCCLECACTTHDEYIRCLKNVTSLLKSGGTFFQFIQPLSFYKVEGKAFAGLVADESFIKSASAQADLTNLEFDVWKSPWEPGKTLDFEFGMTIVGTKI